In the genome of Christensenella timonensis, one region contains:
- the rpiB gene encoding ribose 5-phosphate isomerase B, translated as MKLAIGCDEAGFYLKEEVKKHLQGQGHEIEDVGVYNTDPAMYPDVAAAVAGKVLDGQAERGILICGTGIGMAMTANKFHGIRAAVCHDSFSTERSVKSNNAQIMCMGARVIGNELAKQLASMWISYEYQDGPSTPKIDRMMYYDAKRD; from the coding sequence ATGAAACTGGCAATCGGCTGTGACGAAGCGGGCTTTTATTTAAAGGAAGAAGTCAAGAAACACCTGCAGGGACAGGGACATGAGATCGAGGACGTAGGCGTGTATAATACTGACCCGGCCATGTATCCCGATGTTGCCGCTGCGGTAGCGGGTAAAGTCCTTGACGGACAGGCAGAGCGAGGGATCCTCATCTGCGGGACGGGGATCGGCATGGCGATGACGGCGAATAAATTCCATGGTATCCGCGCTGCGGTGTGCCACGACAGCTTTTCCACGGAGCGCTCCGTCAAGAGCAACAATGCGCAGATCATGTGCATGGGTGCGCGGGTCATTGGAAACGAACTGGCTAAACAGCTTGCAAGTATGTGGATCAGCTACGAATACCAGGACGGTCCGTCCACGCCAAAAATCGACAGGATGATGTATTACGACGCAAAACGCGATTAA
- a CDS encoding FGGY-family carbohydrate kinase: MGNYLVGCDIGSSQTKAVVIDEEGNVLGKKYIGYPTLTNSKGWAEHDPEQYWSTTADCIAESIKEARIDPKDIRGVAISAHSPASILVDENFNALNLSHFWMDRRGTAEAEYINEKIGADRVFEVSGNVSDPYYATVKLLWEKNNRPELYNRAKKFQTAADYPRMKLTGKMVTDYSNASLIGVGFDIVGRKWNTDILETIGLDPDKFPDLVPCEQVVGEVTAEAAERTGLKKGTPVIAGTVDCNAAWVAGGVLDDGDMSLVMGSAGVMGVVHEEPTFTRNLVTIIHAANSEKMYTTVVATCGCGSSLQYFKEKFGDLDGIVADQVGMNKYTYLCDKAGEVPVGSDGLITLPYYMGERTPIWNPISRGVVFGLGYSHTKYHMLRSFMEGSALAIKHNFELMRETGVKMNMPLIMGEGGAQSRIWRQIISDCLGIPGIYMSNSMGAPVGDAILAGVGAGVFRDCNVVKDWVKLSDKTEPDAKNHEIYNDIYKIYRELYEEVKDTYKELVPLVKKIDAVKASKENN; encoded by the coding sequence ATGGGCAATTATTTGGTAGGATGCGATATTGGGTCGAGCCAGACCAAAGCAGTGGTGATCGACGAGGAAGGCAACGTACTCGGTAAAAAATATATCGGCTACCCGACCCTTACAAACAGCAAGGGCTGGGCAGAGCATGACCCGGAGCAATATTGGAGCACAACGGCGGATTGTATCGCCGAATCGATCAAGGAAGCACGGATCGACCCCAAGGATATCCGGGGCGTAGCGATCAGCGCACATTCCCCCGCCTCTATTTTGGTCGACGAAAACTTCAATGCGCTCAATTTAAGCCATTTCTGGATGGATCGCCGCGGAACGGCGGAAGCGGAATATATCAATGAAAAAATCGGCGCGGATCGTGTCTTTGAGGTAAGCGGAAACGTATCCGACCCGTATTATGCAACGGTCAAGCTTTTGTGGGAAAAAAATAACCGACCGGAACTTTATAACAGGGCAAAAAAATTCCAGACGGCGGCAGATTATCCGCGCATGAAGCTGACGGGCAAGATGGTAACGGATTATTCCAACGCCAGCCTGATCGGCGTGGGCTTTGATATCGTAGGCCGCAAATGGAACACGGATATCTTGGAAACGATCGGGCTTGACCCGGACAAATTTCCGGATCTCGTTCCCTGCGAGCAGGTCGTGGGTGAAGTAACGGCAGAGGCAGCGGAGCGTACCGGACTGAAAAAAGGCACTCCCGTGATCGCCGGTACGGTGGATTGCAACGCGGCATGGGTCGCGGGCGGCGTCCTTGACGACGGCGATATGTCGCTTGTCATGGGCAGCGCGGGCGTCATGGGCGTAGTGCATGAAGAACCCACGTTTACGAGGAACCTCGTAACGATCATCCACGCGGCAAATTCCGAAAAAATGTATACCACGGTGGTGGCTACATGCGGCTGCGGGTCTTCCCTGCAGTATTTCAAAGAAAAATTCGGCGATCTGGACGGCATCGTTGCAGACCAGGTCGGGATGAACAAATACACATATCTTTGCGACAAGGCAGGCGAGGTTCCCGTGGGCAGCGACGGCCTTATCACGCTTCCGTATTATATGGGCGAGCGTACGCCGATCTGGAACCCGATCTCGCGGGGCGTGGTGTTCGGCCTTGGGTATTCGCACACGAAATACCACATGCTCCGCTCCTTTATGGAAGGTTCAGCGCTGGCAATCAAGCATAATTTCGAGCTGATGCGTGAAACGGGCGTCAAGATGAACATGCCCCTTATCATGGGCGAGGGCGGTGCGCAGAGCAGGATATGGCGGCAGATCATTTCCGATTGCCTCGGCATCCCGGGCATCTATATGAGCAATTCGATGGGCGCGCCGGTGGGCGACGCGATCTTGGCGGGCGTAGGCGCAGGCGTATTCCGTGATTGCAACGTAGTGAAGGATTGGGTCAAGCTTTCGGACAAAACGGAGCCGGACGCAAAGAACCATGAGATATACAACGACATCTACAAGATCTACCGCGAGCTGTACGAAGAGGTGAAGGATACTTATAAAGAATTGGTGCCGCTTGTGAAAAAGATCGACGCCGTAAAGGCATCCAAAGAAAACAATTAA